One part of the Streptococcus sp. oral taxon 431 genome encodes these proteins:
- the ruvB gene encoding Holliday junction branch migration DNA helicase RuvB, translating to MSRILDNEIMGDEELVERTLRPQYLREYIGQDKVKDQLQIFIEAAKMRDEALDHVLLFGPPGLGKTTMAFVIANELGVNLKQTSGPVIEKAGDLVAILNDLEPGDVLFIDEIHRLPMAVEEVLYSAMEDFYIDIMIGAGEGSRSVHLELPPFTLIGATTRAGMLSNPLRARFGITGHMEYYEHADLTEIVERTADIFEMEITHEAAAELALRSRGTPRIANRLLKRVRDFAQIMGDGLIDDVITDKALTMLDVDHEGLDYVDQKILRTMIEMYGGGPVGLGTLSVNIAEERETVEDMYEPYLIQKGFIMRTRSGRVATAKAYEHLGYEYIEK from the coding sequence ACGTACCCTTCGTCCCCAATATTTACGTGAATATATCGGTCAAGACAAGGTCAAGGATCAGCTTCAAATTTTTATCGAAGCAGCAAAAATGCGGGATGAGGCGCTGGACCATGTTCTTTTGTTTGGTCCTCCAGGTCTCGGGAAAACAACCATGGCTTTTGTCATTGCTAATGAACTGGGAGTCAATCTCAAACAAACGTCTGGTCCCGTTATCGAAAAAGCCGGTGATCTGGTAGCGATTTTGAATGACTTGGAGCCTGGAGATGTCCTCTTTATCGATGAAATCCACCGTTTACCAATGGCTGTCGAGGAAGTTTTATATAGTGCCATGGAAGACTTCTATATCGACATCATGATTGGTGCTGGTGAAGGCAGTCGCAGTGTTCATTTGGAGTTGCCACCTTTTACCTTGATTGGTGCGACGACTCGGGCTGGTATGCTTTCAAATCCTCTTCGTGCCCGTTTTGGGATTACAGGGCATATGGAGTATTATGAGCATGCTGACTTGACAGAGATTGTCGAGCGGACGGCAGATATCTTTGAGATGGAAATTACCCATGAAGCTGCTGCTGAGTTGGCTTTACGCAGTCGTGGAACTCCTCGTATTGCCAATCGTCTCCTTAAGCGCGTGCGCGACTTTGCCCAAATTATGGGCGATGGCTTGATTGATGATGTGATTACGGACAAGGCCTTGACTATGCTGGATGTAGACCATGAAGGCTTGGACTATGTGGACCAGAAAATCCTTCGCACCATGATTGAGATGTACGGTGGTGGTCCTGTCGGTCTAGGTACTCTTTCGGTTAATATTGCGGAAGAGCGTGAGACGGTAGAGGATATGTATGAACCTTACCTGATCCAGAAAGGTTTTATCATGCGAACTCGTTCAGGACGGGTGGCGACGGCCAAGGCTTATGAGCATTTGGGGTATGAATATATTGAAAAATGA
- a CDS encoding nucleotidyltransferase family protein has protein sequence MNILKNETEILDSFRENPEMMAILTIIRDLELNDSWLAAGSVRNFIWNLLSDKPAFDRETDVDVIFFDPEVSYEETLAIESKLREDFPQYQWELKNQVYMHQHSPHTPPYVNSCDAMSKYPECCTAIGLRLHSDATLELFAPYGLEDILNFQVAPTPHFLENEDRMKLYQKRLSKKNWQEKWKNLTFKIT, from the coding sequence ATGAATATATTGAAAAATGAGACTGAAATTTTAGACTCTTTCAGAGAAAATCCTGAAATGATGGCTATTTTGACCATCATCCGTGACCTGGAATTAAATGATTCCTGGTTAGCAGCTGGTTCGGTTCGAAATTTTATCTGGAATCTCTTGTCAGATAAACCAGCCTTTGACCGTGAAACGGATGTGGACGTCATTTTCTTTGACCCAGAGGTGAGTTATGAAGAAACGTTGGCTATAGAAAGTAAGTTGAGAGAGGATTTTCCCCAGTATCAATGGGAGCTGAAGAATCAAGTCTATATGCATCAGCATAGTCCCCATACGCCTCCCTATGTGAATTCCTGTGATGCCATGAGTAAATATCCTGAATGTTGCACGGCGATAGGTCTTCGCTTGCATTCTGATGCAACTTTGGAGCTCTTTGCCCCTTATGGTTTGGAGGATATTTTGAACTTTCAGGTTGCTCCGACCCCTCATTTCTTAGAAAATGAAGACCGGATGAAGCTCTATCAAAAACGTTTATCTAAGAAAAATTGGCAAGAAAAATGGAAAAATCTTACATTTAAAATAACTTAA